In Humulus lupulus chromosome 6, drHumLupu1.1, whole genome shotgun sequence, a single genomic region encodes these proteins:
- the LOC133784764 gene encoding uncharacterized protein LOC133784764, with protein METQEKLHKDPLNDSFIKQEQVARDNFLHLHKAYIMFLAQKAKATWILNGDENTHIFHASLKARRLQNKILSIKNEDGIWVDTPAGIKDAFLGYYQSLLGIAMPQRRKFSQSILNLGPVIYESHIQILTAEFSIQEVKEAMFSISRMKALGPDGYSSYFYQDD; from the coding sequence ATGGAGACTCAGGAAAAATTGCATAAAGATCCGCTTAATGACTCCTTTATCAAGCAAGAACAAGTGGCTAGGGATAATTTCCTTCATCTTCATAAAGCATATATTATGTTTTTGGCTCAAAAAGCTAAAGCAACTTGGATTCTTAATGGAGATGAGAATACCCATATTTTTCATGCATCCCTGAAAGCTAGAAGGTTACAGAACAAGATTCTTTCTATCAAAAATGAGGATGGCATTTGGGTTGATACACCAGCTGGAATCAAAGATGCTTTTTTAGGATATTATCAAAGTTTGTTGGGGATAGCTATGCCACAAAGGAGGAAATTTTCTCAGTCAATATTGAATTTAGGTCCAGTTATTTATGAGTCTCATATTCAGATTCTTACAGCAGAATTCTCAATTCAGGAGGTTAAAGAGGCTATGTTTTCGATTTCAAGGATGAAAGCTCTTGGCCCAGATGGTTATAGTAGTTACTTTTATCAAGATGACTAG
- the LOC133781743 gene encoding probable caffeine synthase MTL2 yields MEVEQVLHMNGGVGQASYANNSFLQREVISRARQTLKESIREAYCNKALPECLRIADLGCSSGPNTLIVVSDIIDIIEAISCQSSNKINSPAFQVFLNDLPWNDFNAVFRSLPSFYARLKKEKGDKFGPCFIAAMPGSFYGRLFPNNFMHIVHSSYSLHWLSKVPKELVDNQTGEAHNKGNIYLSKTSPRVVFKVYFDQFQKDFTYFLRCRSEEIVDGGVMILTIIGSTENDSPNSIWELLGRTLNDMVMLNIIEAESLDHFNMPLYFPNEREVKNVIQEEGSFSLQKLNAFETAWDAGFSSEHTSKIDNNNNDMQKRGKYVSDYIRAISESIFVKQFGETIMYELFKRFTDKVIESMAKEKWQYNNLVFSLTKNNVQSYFMN; encoded by the exons ATGGAAGTAGAGCAAGTTCTCCACATGAACGGTGGCGTTGGCCAAGCTAGCTATGCAAACAATTCCTTTCTTCAA AGAGAGGTGATATCAAGGGCCAGACAAACACTGAAAGAAAGCATTCGAGAAGCTTATTGTAATAAAGCCTTGCCAGAGTGTTTAAGAATAGCAGACTTGGGCTGCTCCTCAGGCCCTAACACATTAATTGTGGTCTCAGACATTATTGACATCATTGAAGCCATTTCTTGCCAATCCTCGAACAAGATCAACTCACCAGCTTTCCAAGTTTTCTTGAACGATCTTCCATGGAACGATTTCAACGCCGTCTTCAGATCCCTTCCGAGCTTCTATGCGAGgctcaagaaagaaaagggtgacaAGTTTGGTCCTTGCTTCATCGCAGCAATGCCTGGGAGTTTCTATGGGAGGCTTTTCCCTAATAACTTCATGCATATTGTTCATTCTTCTTATAGTTTGCATTGGTTGTCAAag GTTCCAAAGGAGTTGGTAGATAATCAAACCGGAGAAGCACATAACAAAGGAAATATTTACCTTTCGAAGACAAGCCCTCGTGTGGTTTTCAAAGTATATTTTGACCAGTTTCAAAAAGATTTCACATACTTTTTACGATGTCGTTCGGAGGAAATAGTTGATGGTGGTGTTATGATATTAACAATCATTGGCAGCACTGAAAATGATTCTCCAAATAGTATTTGGGAATTATTGGGAAGGACACTAAATGACATGGTCATGCTG AATATAATTGAAGCAGAAAGTTTGGACCATTTCAACATGCCATTATATTTTCCAAATGAAAGGGAAGTGAAAAATGTGATTCAAGAAGAAGGATCTTTCTCTCTACAGAAGCTCAATGCTTTCGAAACTGCTTGGGATGCAGGTTTCAGTAGTGAACATACTTCCAAAATAGACAATAATAACAATGACATGCAGAAGAGAGGAAAATATGTTTCAGATTACATAAGAGCAATTTCAGAGTCTATTTTTGTGAAACAATTTGGAGAAACTATAATGTATGAATTGTTTAAGAGGTTCACTGATAAGGTCATTGAGTCCATGGCCAAAGAAAAATGGCAATACAATAACTTGGTTTTCTCCTTAACAAAGAATAATGTGCAATCTTACTTTATGAACTAG